One bacterium DNA segment encodes these proteins:
- a CDS encoding PilZ domain-containing protein encodes MPASHFLLLVESDPERTESLAAGLVRLGVEPIRVPDLADAVATVKAKEYAIAAILVPSDANGSDLRKALKSMRRREPVMPAMAYGKAPEGKQAAALRDAGVLLALWDDYDEAMLRFQANRLLSGDTQSSARRSRRVPMAAPVRVRVGTREKDGVLYSLSEGGCFIETPRASMDGARLTLHFELEERPYELTGEVVFANVPGNLQRPNLPLGMGVRFDPIPETALGSLEQFIQRRAEALEI; translated from the coding sequence ATGCCCGCGAGCCATTTCCTCCTCCTGGTCGAATCGGACCCCGAGCGCACCGAGTCGCTCGCGGCCGGACTCGTCCGGCTGGGGGTCGAGCCGATCCGCGTCCCCGACCTCGCGGACGCGGTCGCGACGGTGAAGGCCAAGGAATACGCCATCGCGGCGATCCTGGTCCCGAGCGATGCCAATGGCAGCGACCTGCGCAAGGCACTCAAGAGCATGCGCCGTCGGGAGCCGGTGATGCCGGCCATGGCGTACGGCAAGGCGCCGGAGGGCAAGCAGGCCGCGGCCCTTCGCGACGCAGGCGTGCTGCTCGCGCTCTGGGATGACTACGACGAAGCGATGCTCCGATTCCAGGCGAATCGGCTGCTGAGCGGCGACACCCAGAGCTCCGCGCGCCGATCACGCCGCGTGCCGATGGCGGCGCCGGTCCGCGTGCGGGTGGGGACTCGCGAAAAGGACGGCGTCCTCTACAGCCTCTCCGAGGGCGGCTGCTTCATCGAGACGCCGCGCGCGTCCATGGACGGTGCCCGACTCACACTCCACTTCGAGCTCGAAGAGCGGCCCTACGAGCTGACCGGCGAGGTCGTCTTCGCGAACGTGCCCGGCAATCTGCAGCGCCCGAACCTGCCCCTCGGCATGGGCGTGCGCTTCGACCCGATCCCCGAGACCGCCCTCGGCAGCCTCGAGCAATTCATCCAGCGTCGGGCGGAAGCGCTCGAAATCTAA
- a CDS encoding histidine phosphatase family protein encodes MSTSILFVRHGETTWNVAKRWQGQADTPLTEQGEAQALRVAALLAAETDRPWTRLVSSDLQRARRTAEAIGSALGLRVEDEPRFRERDVRDWSGLTHPEVEARDPEAYRRFRSGDPTIRMGGGESTLDLRARALAAIRELHAAADGHVIVVTHLGLIRSLFPGAEVANTGRLALDAATLLASPPPTRREDDSAPVL; translated from the coding sequence GTGTCGACGTCGATCCTCTTCGTCCGCCACGGCGAGACGACCTGGAACGTCGCGAAGCGGTGGCAGGGCCAGGCGGACACGCCGCTCACCGAGCAGGGCGAGGCGCAGGCGCTGCGCGTGGCGGCGCTGCTCGCCGCCGAGACGGATCGACCCTGGACGCGGCTGGTGTCGAGCGATCTCCAGCGCGCCCGTCGAACGGCGGAGGCGATCGGGAGCGCCCTCGGGCTCCGTGTCGAAGACGAGCCCCGATTCCGGGAGCGGGACGTGCGGGACTGGTCGGGGCTGACCCACCCCGAGGTCGAGGCGCGCGATCCCGAGGCCTACCGCCGGTTCCGGAGCGGAGACCCGACGATTCGGATGGGGGGCGGCGAGTCCACCCTCGATCTCCGTGCGCGGGCCCTCGCGGCGATTCGTGAGCTCCACGCCGCTGCGGACGGCCATGTGATCGTCGTGACCCACCTCGGTCTGATCCGGAGCCTCTTCCCCGGCGCGGAGGTCGCGAATACAGGGCGCCTCGCGCTCGACGCGGCGACGCTGCTCGCCTCGCCGCCGCCCACGCGGCGCGAAGACGACTCGGCGCCGGTGCTCTAG
- the rph gene encoding ribonuclease PH, which yields MRNDGRKADELRPLSFEVDFTEHPLGSVLTSMGRTRVLCTVTEEASVPKWMRGSGKGWLTAEYAMLPSATDTRNDRESTRGKVSGRTMEIQRLIGRSLRAVVDLDHLGERTLWVDCDVLQADGGTRTASISGAFVAVALGLARLDRAQAFSGPVLRDQVAAISVGVVGGEPMLDLPYVEDASADVDMNVVATGSGRFVEVQGTGEEATFERGELDALLDLALGGIEEIGAAQRAAVEGAGFKLERLLATGRKA from the coding sequence ATGCGGAACGATGGACGGAAGGCGGACGAGCTCCGACCGCTCTCCTTCGAAGTGGACTTCACGGAACATCCCCTGGGCTCGGTGCTGACCTCGATGGGGCGGACCCGGGTGCTCTGCACGGTGACCGAGGAGGCCTCGGTCCCGAAGTGGATGCGCGGTAGTGGGAAGGGCTGGCTCACGGCGGAGTACGCGATGCTCCCGAGCGCGACGGACACGCGAAACGATCGCGAGTCGACCCGCGGCAAGGTCTCGGGCCGGACGATGGAGATCCAGCGCCTGATCGGACGCAGCCTCCGGGCGGTGGTCGACCTCGACCATCTGGGAGAGCGCACGCTCTGGGTCGACTGCGACGTGCTGCAAGCGGACGGGGGGACGCGGACCGCGTCGATCTCCGGCGCGTTCGTCGCGGTCGCCCTCGGCCTCGCGCGGCTCGACCGCGCGCAGGCGTTCTCCGGCCCCGTGCTCCGCGATCAGGTGGCGGCGATCTCCGTCGGCGTCGTCGGGGGGGAGCCGATGCTCGACCTTCCCTACGTCGAAGACGCGAGCGCGGACGTCGACATGAACGTCGTGGCCACCGGCTCGGGTCGCTTCGTCGAAGTCCAGGGCACGGGCGAAGAGGCGACGTTCGAACGCGGCGAACTCGACGCGCTGCTCGACCTCGCGCTCGGGGGGATCGAAGAGATCGGCGCCGCCCAGCGGGCCGCCGTCGAGGGGGCCGGCTTCAAGCTCGAGCGTCTGCTCGCGACCGGCCGCAAGGCGTGA
- a CDS encoding N-acetylmuramoyl-L-alanine amidase, with amino-acid sequence MAVLPLVAVEAGEEPDRFDVVVLDAGHGGHDEGATGPSGLREKDLVLDVTRRLKKRLERRGVKVILTRQEDRFLSLEERTAVANDARADLFVSIHANASRSRKPRGIETYFASLEATDDAARATAERENSAFGAAAPDLGQADPLAAILGDLIATQHLQESSEFAKLAQGELAEIGHARSRGVKQAPFVVLMGVQMPASLVEIGFVSNPAEEKGLRRAKRRDEIARALSRAIGAFAARYDERRGVPANLSLAR; translated from the coding sequence TTGGCCGTCCTGCCGCTCGTGGCGGTCGAAGCCGGCGAGGAGCCCGACCGATTCGACGTCGTCGTGCTCGACGCGGGGCACGGGGGCCATGACGAGGGGGCCACCGGACCTTCGGGCCTGCGCGAGAAGGACCTCGTGCTCGACGTGACGCGTCGCTTGAAGAAGCGCCTCGAGCGGAGAGGGGTAAAGGTGATCCTGACCCGGCAGGAGGATCGCTTCCTCTCGCTCGAGGAGAGGACCGCCGTCGCGAACGACGCGCGTGCCGACCTCTTCGTATCGATCCACGCGAACGCGTCCAGGAGCCGCAAGCCGCGCGGGATCGAGACCTACTTCGCGTCCCTCGAAGCGACGGACGATGCGGCGCGGGCGACGGCCGAGCGGGAGAACAGCGCCTTCGGGGCCGCGGCCCCGGACCTCGGGCAGGCCGATCCGCTGGCGGCGATCCTCGGCGACCTGATCGCGACCCAGCACCTCCAGGAGTCGAGTGAGTTCGCGAAGCTGGCCCAGGGCGAGCTGGCGGAGATCGGTCACGCACGTTCCCGGGGCGTCAAGCAGGCGCCCTTCGTCGTGCTGATGGGGGTCCAGATGCCCGCCTCGCTCGTCGAGATCGGATTCGTCTCGAACCCGGCGGAAGAGAAGGGGCTGCGGCGGGCGAAACGACGCGACGAGATCGCCCGCGCGCTCTCGCGCGCGATCGGCGCCTTCGCCGCGCGTTACGATGAGCGTCGCGGCGTGCCGGCGAACCTCTCGCTGGCCCGCTAG
- a CDS encoding sigma-70 family RNA polymerase sigma factor, which yields MSADERQSDSPVDERADASAPTTEAPASSTAPSRTGIDPAVAAREAQLTEWMQAAQKGDADAYRRLLGAIQPMIRGIVRAKVRDEAAAEDVVQNTLLSIHRGRRTYRAERPFGPWMRAITRNTIIDHFRERKRKGDREVELVVEEFADEHEGSAEADTALAPELTAALAALPDSQREAVTLVQIEGLSVAEAALRAGVSAGALKVRAHRGYRALAKALEGARVEGEWKSERPRAARGEGGSGESR from the coding sequence TTGTCCGCAGACGAACGCCAGTCGGATTCGCCGGTGGACGAGCGTGCGGACGCGAGCGCGCCCACCACGGAGGCCCCGGCGTCCTCGACCGCGCCGTCGCGGACCGGGATCGACCCGGCGGTGGCGGCGCGCGAAGCGCAGCTCACCGAGTGGATGCAGGCGGCGCAGAAGGGCGACGCCGACGCCTACCGCAGGCTGCTGGGGGCGATCCAGCCGATGATCCGAGGGATCGTTCGGGCGAAGGTCCGCGACGAAGCCGCCGCCGAGGACGTGGTCCAGAACACGCTGCTCTCGATCCACCGGGGGCGGCGGACCTACCGGGCCGAGCGTCCCTTCGGTCCGTGGATGCGCGCGATCACGCGCAATACGATCATCGACCACTTCCGGGAGCGGAAGCGGAAGGGCGACCGCGAGGTGGAGCTCGTGGTGGAGGAATTCGCCGACGAGCACGAGGGCAGCGCCGAAGCGGATACGGCGCTCGCCCCGGAGCTCACGGCTGCGTTGGCGGCGCTCCCGGATTCGCAGCGCGAGGCGGTCACGCTGGTGCAGATCGAGGGCCTGTCGGTGGCGGAGGCCGCGCTTCGGGCGGGCGTGTCCGCGGGCGCGCTCAAGGTTCGCGCCCATCGCGGCTATCGCGCCCTTGCGAAGGCCCTCGAGGGCGCGCGCGTCGAGGGCGAATGGAAATCGGAGCGACCCCGGGCGGCGAGGGGCGAAGGCGGAAGCGGAGAATCGCGATGA
- a CDS encoding FliH/SctL family protein codes for MFSFRPDSEASAFEFIPTPLTRTSERVILPVEQERPADDPVEDAAREVVALVPTPEEIAVLEQAAFDRGVESARAEQDALAATCRKMDRAIAEWRAAVSSLVTTHRRGVLDLTRALVAQWVQAELVTDPELYAAYLDRALDGVADDDAIRLHLTPTDRARLEAGAPEALARWQDAGVTLTTDDELGEASFRIDTATAGIEGDLATLADRLRETLAPAISAPPPGDGSDETEEGEGAG; via the coding sequence ATGTTCTCGTTTAGGCCGGACTCGGAGGCCTCCGCGTTCGAGTTCATTCCGACGCCCCTCACGCGGACGAGCGAGAGGGTGATCCTGCCGGTCGAGCAGGAGCGACCGGCCGACGATCCGGTCGAGGACGCCGCCCGGGAGGTCGTGGCTCTGGTTCCGACGCCCGAGGAGATCGCTGTCCTCGAACAGGCGGCGTTCGATCGCGGGGTCGAGAGCGCCCGCGCGGAGCAGGACGCACTGGCTGCGACCTGTCGGAAGATGGATCGGGCGATCGCGGAGTGGCGCGCGGCCGTCTCGAGTCTGGTGACGACCCATCGTCGGGGCGTCCTCGATCTGACTCGGGCGTTGGTGGCCCAATGGGTCCAGGCCGAGCTGGTCACGGACCCGGAACTCTATGCGGCGTATCTCGACCGGGCGCTCGACGGGGTCGCGGACGACGACGCGATCCGGCTCCATCTCACGCCGACCGACCGGGCCCGTCTCGAAGCGGGCGCGCCCGAGGCGCTCGCGCGCTGGCAGGACGCGGGGGTGACCCTCACGACCGACGACGAACTCGGCGAGGCGAGCTTCCGGATCGACACGGCGACGGCAGGCATCGAGGGCGACCTCGCGACCCTGGCGGACCGCCTGCGTGAGACCCTCGCCCCGGCGATTTCGGCGCCCCCGCCCGGTGATGGCTCGGACGAAACCGAGGAAGGGGAGGGCGCCGGATGA
- a CDS encoding FliI/YscN family ATPase, with protein sequence MSAAFDPGFDRAVRGLAQTFVPFERTGRVRSVVGLLVEVEGLRPPIGAFCDIASEEHAGASLPAEVVGFRDDVTLLMPLGPLRGLRVGAPVRARVVGDAVPCGPSVLGRVVDGLARPIDGGPPLSREWTTPLEAEPVSTVDRARIDAPLDLGLRALNTFSTVGQGMRLGIFAGSGVGKSTLLGQLASQADVDVSVIALIGERRREVREFVERDLGEALGRSVVVVSTSDEPAPMRTRAARTATAIAEGFRDRGARVLLMMDSLTRFCTAQREIGLATGEPPTTRGFTPSVWSQLPKLVERAGTTRGVGSITGLYTVLVEGDDMNEPVADAARSLLDGHIELSRKIAQRGRFPAVDVLSSVSRVMPDVTDEHHQALARRARQLMATYRDAEDLISVGAYQQGTDPEIDRAREVWPALQAYLTQPRGEVSSLAEGLAALEQLLPPEQAPAAAPVMAAPVAGPPMAGGAS encoded by the coding sequence ATGAGCGCGGCCTTCGATCCCGGATTCGACCGCGCGGTGCGGGGACTCGCGCAGACCTTCGTTCCGTTCGAGCGGACCGGGCGCGTACGGAGCGTCGTCGGCCTGCTGGTCGAGGTCGAGGGACTTCGCCCGCCGATCGGTGCCTTCTGTGACATCGCGTCCGAAGAGCATGCGGGCGCCTCTCTCCCCGCGGAAGTCGTCGGCTTCCGGGATGACGTGACCCTCTTGATGCCGCTCGGTCCGCTGCGCGGCCTGCGCGTCGGCGCGCCGGTTCGTGCGCGCGTCGTCGGCGACGCGGTGCCCTGCGGTCCGTCTGTCCTCGGACGCGTGGTGGATGGTCTCGCGCGGCCCATCGACGGCGGTCCGCCGCTCTCCCGCGAATGGACCACGCCTCTCGAGGCGGAGCCGGTCTCGACGGTCGATCGCGCCCGGATCGACGCGCCCCTCGACCTCGGCCTGCGCGCCCTCAACACATTCTCGACGGTCGGACAGGGGATGCGCCTCGGCATCTTCGCCGGCTCCGGTGTCGGCAAGTCGACGCTGCTCGGACAGCTGGCGAGCCAGGCGGACGTCGACGTGTCGGTGATCGCCCTGATCGGTGAGCGCCGGCGGGAGGTCCGTGAGTTCGTCGAGCGGGATCTCGGCGAGGCCCTCGGCCGCTCGGTCGTCGTGGTCTCGACGAGCGACGAGCCGGCACCCATGCGAACCCGCGCCGCGCGCACGGCGACGGCGATTGCCGAGGGCTTCCGCGACCGCGGCGCGCGCGTCCTGCTGATGATGGATTCGCTCACCCGCTTCTGTACGGCGCAGCGCGAGATCGGACTCGCGACCGGCGAGCCGCCGACGACGCGGGGCTTCACGCCGTCGGTCTGGAGTCAGCTCCCGAAGCTGGTCGAGCGGGCGGGCACGACGCGTGGCGTCGGAAGCATCACCGGTCTCTACACGGTCCTCGTCGAGGGCGACGACATGAACGAGCCGGTGGCGGACGCGGCGCGCTCGCTGCTCGACGGCCACATCGAGCTCTCTCGCAAGATCGCTCAGCGCGGACGCTTTCCCGCGGTCGACGTCCTGTCGAGCGTTTCCCGCGTCATGCCCGACGTGACCGACGAGCACCACCAGGCCCTGGCCCGACGAGCGCGCCAGCTGATGGCGACCTATCGCGACGCGGAGGATCTGATCTCGGTCGGTGCCTACCAGCAGGGGACCGATCCGGAGATCGACCGTGCCCGGGAAGTCTGGCCCGCCCTCCAGGCCTACCTGACCCAGCCTCGGGGCGAAGTCAGCTCGCTCGCCGAAGGGCTCGCGGCCCTCGAGCAGCTGCTTCCGCCGGAGCAGGCGCCGGCCGCGGCTCCCGTGATGGCGGCACCCGTCGCGGGTCCGCCGATGGCAGGAGGGGCATCATGA
- a CDS encoding flagellar hook protein FlgE: MSLTNALFSSVSGLETASTQISVIGDNIANASTPGFKEKRAEFSAVLGQSITAGSGFAQIGAGVLTNDIGTIFTQGVFETTQRPTDLGISGRGFFVLEGSFGRSYTRSGIFGFDREGFLVDPLDNRLQGYGIDPATGQSNGVLGDIQVNLPLSPPQQTSEIALGMNLDASEPLIPGGFDPTDAQGTSSAREVVTVYDSLGTARQATIFFTKTSATDWEYNVTLADADANPATRTGNDYVVQATGTLTFDSSGTLTAASTTNFDFDFETTNGNAQTQNVDFSMGPVGAAGTGAPTTQYDENTVTNFVSQDGFAPGTLSALEFDENGRLNGVFTNGVTQTLAQIALANFGNVEGLTEIGRSQVIESVDSGPAVLAPANSGNLGSIRNSSLEKSNVDLAQQFVNLIVSQRAFQANTRTVSVANELLANLVSLGQ; the protein is encoded by the coding sequence ATGTCCTTGACCAATGCCCTCTTCAGCAGCGTCAGCGGCCTGGAGACGGCCTCGACGCAGATCTCCGTGATCGGCGACAACATCGCGAACGCGAGTACGCCGGGCTTCAAGGAGAAGCGGGCGGAGTTCTCGGCCGTCCTCGGTCAGAGCATCACCGCCGGTTCGGGCTTCGCCCAGATCGGCGCGGGCGTGCTGACCAACGACATCGGCACGATCTTCACCCAGGGCGTCTTCGAGACGACCCAGCGACCGACGGATCTCGGGATCAGCGGCCGCGGCTTCTTCGTCCTCGAGGGCAGCTTCGGTCGCTCGTACACGCGCTCGGGCATCTTCGGGTTCGATCGGGAGGGATTCCTGGTCGATCCCCTCGACAACCGTCTGCAGGGCTACGGGATCGACCCGGCCACCGGTCAGTCTAACGGCGTGCTCGGTGACATCCAGGTGAACCTGCCGCTCTCGCCGCCGCAGCAGACCTCCGAGATTGCGCTCGGCATGAACCTCGACGCATCCGAACCCCTGATTCCGGGGGGCTTCGATCCCACGGACGCGCAGGGCACCTCGAGTGCGCGGGAGGTCGTGACGGTCTACGACTCGCTCGGCACGGCGCGCCAGGCGACGATCTTCTTCACCAAGACGAGTGCGACCGACTGGGAGTACAACGTCACGCTCGCTGACGCGGACGCCAATCCGGCGACCCGCACCGGCAACGACTACGTCGTCCAGGCGACGGGCACGCTGACGTTCGACTCGAGCGGCACGCTGACGGCGGCGTCGACGACGAACTTCGACTTCGACTTCGAGACGACCAACGGCAACGCGCAGACGCAGAACGTCGACTTCAGCATGGGGCCGGTCGGGGCCGCGGGAACCGGCGCACCGACGACGCAGTACGACGAGAACACGGTGACGAACTTCGTGAGCCAGGACGGCTTCGCGCCGGGGACGCTCTCGGCCCTCGAGTTCGACGAGAACGGACGGCTGAACGGCGTCTTCACGAACGGTGTGACCCAGACGCTGGCGCAGATCGCGCTGGCGAACTTCGGCAACGTCGAAGGGCTCACGGAGATCGGCCGAAGCCAGGTGATCGAATCGGTGGATTCGGGCCCCGCGGTGCTCGCGCCGGCGAACTCGGGCAACCTGGGTTCGATTCGGAACAGCTCGCTCGAGAAGTCGAACGTCGACCTCGCCCAGCAGTTCGTCAATCTGATTGTTTCGCAGCGCGCCTTCCAGGCGAACACGCGAACGGTCTCGGTGGCGAACGAGCTGCTCGCGAACCTGGTCTCGCTCGGCCAGTAG
- a CDS encoding flagellar hook-length control protein FliK codes for MNVDLMKALDARGAETPRSDPQAGEGEFPEVFESTLEAASSNGSAGNEDGERGESPSPEAAEASTAGVDAKQRDEAETASGDEDGSKAEAAAESGAVGGTSTDVAERVRVQADTERWTAEQLEGTGDESAAARAAVEEGLEEGEALDEAQAREVIEQLEAEGRVAADGDEASATAEAAVTGAVASGIPQAAGRIAEGPVVPSEDAGAVENARVEAEDEAAAAAFAAEERPADADQNAPREDAQRAPDESVFERAAEGSAQSGVDPNLRQAVANAEEAQRAPEVASVDGAAAVASPVAGQVTETTTTATPGSPQPAAASQAISVQTEWLATRGGGTARMVLHPPELGEIAIRVSLRGGAVDVVMVAQEAAARGVAEEQSERLAQAFANRDLRLENFEVRRGSADDLPNGDSGRFAESGAERDGRPDDPGGDRQRGPGSGADTGEAPMAVPRILSRAPETGVDLRI; via the coding sequence ATGAACGTCGATCTGATGAAGGCCCTGGACGCCCGAGGCGCGGAGACGCCTCGGTCCGACCCGCAGGCTGGGGAAGGCGAATTCCCCGAAGTCTTCGAGTCGACTCTGGAAGCGGCCTCGTCGAACGGCTCCGCCGGCAACGAGGATGGGGAGCGCGGCGAGTCCCCGAGCCCCGAGGCGGCCGAAGCGTCGACCGCCGGTGTGGACGCGAAGCAGCGCGACGAGGCCGAGACCGCTTCCGGCGACGAGGACGGTTCGAAGGCAGAAGCCGCCGCCGAGTCCGGTGCCGTCGGCGGGACTTCGACCGACGTCGCCGAGCGCGTGCGGGTCCAGGCCGACACGGAGCGCTGGACGGCCGAGCAGCTCGAGGGAACCGGCGACGAATCGGCCGCCGCGCGAGCCGCGGTCGAGGAAGGTCTCGAAGAGGGCGAAGCCCTCGACGAAGCGCAGGCCCGGGAAGTGATCGAGCAGCTCGAAGCGGAAGGACGCGTCGCCGCGGACGGTGACGAGGCGAGCGCCACGGCCGAGGCTGCGGTCACGGGTGCGGTCGCATCCGGGATCCCGCAGGCAGCCGGCCGGATCGCCGAGGGTCCCGTGGTGCCGTCGGAAGACGCGGGCGCAGTGGAGAACGCACGGGTCGAAGCCGAGGACGAAGCCGCGGCCGCGGCCTTCGCGGCGGAGGAACGCCCGGCGGACGCGGACCAGAACGCGCCGAGAGAGGACGCGCAGCGCGCCCCGGACGAGTCGGTCTTCGAACGGGCCGCCGAGGGCAGCGCGCAGTCGGGCGTCGATCCGAACCTGCGGCAGGCCGTGGCGAATGCCGAGGAAGCGCAGCGCGCGCCGGAAGTCGCTTCGGTCGACGGAGCGGCGGCGGTGGCGAGTCCCGTGGCGGGGCAGGTGACGGAGACGACCACGACGGCGACGCCGGGCTCACCCCAGCCGGCGGCGGCCTCCCAGGCGATCTCGGTCCAGACCGAGTGGCTCGCGACGCGGGGCGGTGGCACCGCGCGGATGGTGCTCCACCCGCCGGAGCTCGGCGAGATCGCGATCCGCGTCTCGCTTCGAGGCGGTGCGGTCGACGTCGTGATGGTCGCGCAGGAGGCGGCCGCGCGGGGCGTCGCCGAAGAACAGTCGGAGCGACTCGCGCAGGCCTTCGCCAACCGCGATCTGCGCCTCGAGAACTTCGAGGTCCGACGCGGCTCGGCCGACGATCTCCCGAACGGGGACTCCGGTCGCTTCGCCGAGTCGGGCGCCGAGCGCGACGGACGGCCGGATGACCCAGGCGGCGATCGCCAACGCGGGCCGGGTTCCGGAGCGGACACCGGGGAAGCCCCGATGGCCGTTCCGCGGATCCTGAGCCGCGCTCCGGAGACGGGCGTCGATCTGCGGATCTGA
- a CDS encoding DUF1109 domain-containing protein, whose protein sequence is MTSGTERLIDGLVDDLEPVTPMIRVRQAFAVVISVWAAVLGVVLWSQQHPAGASSIFSNGVYFTSFVGLMVAALASTLSALAASRPGREGVERTGLGLAAGGLLVASAVCLVGLMGDGALPSPPGADAMCLQKGAWLSLLPAGVVLSFLVRGWAAHPVRAALVGLVAAGALGGVIVHLSCDFLGAGHLLRGHMAVPLVLAVLGTYPAGALIRRLRG, encoded by the coding sequence ATGACGAGTGGAACCGAACGATTGATCGACGGACTGGTCGACGATCTCGAGCCGGTGACCCCGATGATTCGTGTTCGGCAGGCGTTCGCGGTCGTGATCTCGGTCTGGGCCGCGGTGCTCGGCGTCGTCCTCTGGTCTCAGCAGCACCCGGCGGGCGCGTCCTCGATCTTCTCGAACGGCGTCTACTTCACGAGCTTCGTGGGCCTCATGGTCGCTGCGCTCGCGTCCACGCTCTCCGCCCTGGCCGCGTCCCGCCCGGGCCGCGAGGGGGTCGAGCGGACCGGCCTGGGCCTGGCCGCGGGGGGACTGCTCGTCGCCAGTGCCGTCTGCCTGGTCGGGTTGATGGGGGACGGAGCGTTGCCGTCGCCGCCCGGGGCGGACGCGATGTGCCTTCAGAAGGGCGCCTGGCTCTCCCTCCTGCCGGCCGGCGTCGTGCTCAGCTTCCTCGTCCGTGGCTGGGCAGCGCATCCGGTTCGCGCGGCGCTCGTCGGACTCGTCGCCGCCGGAGCGCTCGGGGGCGTGATCGTCCACCTGAGCTGCGACTTTCTCGGCGCCGGTCACCTGTTGCGCGGACACATGGCGGTTCCGCTCGTTCTGGCCGTCCTCGGGACCTACCCCGCCGGAGCGCTCATCCGTCGACTGCGAGGCTGA
- the rdgB gene encoding RdgB/HAM1 family non-canonical purine NTP pyrophosphatase, with product MTGEGADRGANARRVVVASQNPGKAREIARILSDWEVSSLADHPPVDFPEEGGDYTENARVKARTAARVIGLPCVADDSGLEVDALDGRPGAYSARYGGPGLDDEGRWRKLLEELDGEPSPRRARFYCVAACAWPNGESVVAEGECRGEILTAAKGDGGFGYDPVFAPEAGGGRSMAELGRAEKDAISHRGRALEALAPQITEKAGERD from the coding sequence GTGACCGGCGAAGGCGCGGATCGGGGGGCGAACGCGAGGCGCGTCGTCGTCGCGAGCCAGAACCCCGGGAAGGCCCGGGAGATCGCGCGGATCCTGTCGGACTGGGAGGTCTCGAGCCTCGCGGACCATCCGCCGGTGGACTTCCCGGAAGAGGGCGGGGACTACACGGAGAACGCGCGGGTGAAGGCACGGACCGCCGCCCGGGTGATCGGTTTGCCGTGCGTCGCCGACGATTCGGGGCTGGAGGTCGATGCGCTCGACGGTCGACCCGGCGCCTATTCCGCGCGCTACGGCGGTCCCGGGCTCGACGACGAGGGACGCTGGCGAAAGCTGCTCGAAGAGCTCGACGGCGAGCCGTCGCCGCGGCGGGCACGCTTCTACTGCGTCGCGGCATGCGCCTGGCCGAACGGCGAGTCGGTCGTCGCGGAAGGCGAGTGCCGGGGCGAGATCCTGACCGCGGCGAAGGGCGACGGGGGCTTCGGATACGACCCGGTGTTCGCGCCGGAGGCGGGCGGGGGCCGTTCGATGGCGGAGCTGGGACGCGCCGAGAAGGACGCGATCTCCCACCGCGGGCGCGCCCTGGAAGCGCTCGCGCCGCAGATCACCGAGAAGGCCGGCGAACGCGACTGA
- the fliJ gene encoding flagellar export protein FliJ, which yields MKRFAFRLESVLRVRQFEFDRTRSQLARLEEERTRRVQVVRAEAERLSNGRVLLEAEVQQGADGERIALRHDAVTAGRFRLASAERAVEEMLEPIAEVRKRLQHARARVRSLERLKERAAEEHQREGLAAEQAELEELALSRIALERVTAERRERLHEEAGR from the coding sequence ATGAAGCGATTCGCCTTCCGGCTCGAGAGTGTGCTGCGCGTTCGTCAGTTCGAGTTCGACCGCACACGGAGCCAGCTCGCCCGCCTCGAGGAAGAGCGCACGCGCCGTGTGCAGGTCGTCCGTGCCGAGGCCGAGCGCCTGTCCAACGGGCGTGTGCTCCTCGAGGCCGAAGTCCAGCAGGGGGCGGACGGCGAGCGCATCGCCTTGCGCCACGACGCGGTCACAGCCGGGCGCTTCCGGCTCGCCAGCGCCGAGCGCGCGGTGGAGGAGATGCTCGAGCCGATTGCGGAGGTGCGCAAACGGCTGCAGCACGCCCGTGCCCGGGTGCGCAGCCTGGAGCGCCTCAAGGAGCGCGCCGCCGAGGAGCACCAACGCGAGGGTCTGGCCGCGGAGCAGGCCGAGCTCGAGGAGCTCGCCCTGTCGCGGATCGCGCTCGAGCGCGTGACGGCGGAGCGGCGCGAGCGCCTCCACGAGGAGGCGGGACGATGA